A genomic window from Solanum dulcamara chromosome 11, daSolDulc1.2, whole genome shotgun sequence includes:
- the LOC129873961 gene encoding cytokinin hydroxylase-like, whose amino-acid sequence MAMVVVILVICIILMSLKIAYETVLCYYLIPRRIMKIMEKQGVRGPKPRFLVGNILDMASLVSKSTSNDMDSIHHDIVARLLPHYVAWSKIYGKRFIFWNGTEPRMCLSEAELIKELLSKYSTVSGKSWLQQQGSKHFIGRGLLMANGDDWYHQRHIVAPAFIGDKLKSYAGYMVECTNGMLQSLGNAVKSGQMEFEIGGYMTRLTAEIISRTEFDSSYEKGKQIFHLLTLLQKKCAQASRHLCFPGSRFFPSKYNRDIKALKMEVERLLMEIIQNRKDRVEIGRSSSYGNDLLGMLLNEMQKKRSSNGFSLNLQLIMDECKTFFFAGHETTALLLTWTVMLLASNPSWQDKVREEVNQVCKGDSPTVEHLPKLTLLSMIINESLRLYPPATVLPRMAFEDFKLGDLNIPKGLSIWIPVLAIHHSEEIWGKDANEFRPDRFASKSFAAGRNFLPFAAGPRNCVGQSFALMEAKIILAMLISKFRFTISENYRHAPVIVLTIKPKYGVQVKLTPLTT is encoded by the exons ATGGCTATGGTGGTAGTAATACTTGTGATATGTATCATTTTGATGTCACTGAAAATTGCTTATGAAACTGTCTTATGTTACTATCTGATTCCCAGACGTATCATGAAAATCATGGAAAAACAAGGTGTGCGTGGTCCTAAACCTCGATTTCTTGTTGGAAACATCTTGGATATGGCTTCTCTTGTCTCCAAATCAACCTCAAATGACATGGATTCTATTCACCATGACATCGTCGCTCGCCTTTTGCCCCATTATGTCGCCTGGTCTAAGATTTATG GGAAACGATTCATTTTCTGGAACGGGACAGAGCCTAGAATGTGCTTATCAGAAGCAGAGTTAATCAAAGAGCTTTTGTCAAAATACAGCACTGTTTCTGGAAAATCATGGCTGCAACAACAAGGTTCCAAACATTTCATTGGCCGCGGACTTTTGATGGCCAACGGCGACGATTGGTACCATCAACGCCACATTGTTGCTCCCGCTTTCATCGGAGACAAATTGAAG AGTTATGCGGGATACATGGTGGAATGCACTAATGGGATGCTCCAATCACTAGGGAATGCGGTTAAATCAGGCCAGATGGAGTTCGAGATTGGAGGGTACATGACTCGGCTCACTGCAGAAATAATTTCGAGAACAGAGTTTGACAGTAGCTATGAGAAGGGAAAACAAATATTCCATTTATTAACACTTCTACAGAAGAAGTGCGCGCAAGCTAGTCGGCACTTGTGCTTTCCCGGGAGCAG GTTTTTCCCAAGTAAATATAACAGAGACATAAAAGCATTAAAAATGGAAGTGGAGAGGCTACTGATGGAAATAATACAAAATCGAAAAGATCGTGTAGAAATTGGTCGAAGCAGTTCGTATGGGAATGATTTGTTAGGAATGTTACTAAATGAGATGCAAAAGAAAAGATCAAGCAATGGATTTAGCTTGAATTTGCAGCTTATTATGGATGAATGCAAGACTTTTTTCTTTGCAGGACATGAGACTACTGCCCTTTTGTTAACATGGACTGTTATGTTGTTAGCAAGTAATCCCTCTTGGCAAGATAAAGTTCGTGAAGAAGTCAACCAAGTTTGCAAAGGAGATTCACCTACTGTTGAACACCTTCCAAAGCTTACTTTG TTGAGCATGATAATCAACGAGTCATTACGACTATATCCACCAGCTACTGTACTTCCAAGAATGGCATTTGAGGATTTCAAATTAGGTGATCTTAATATTCCTAAAGGTTTATCAATATGGATTCCAGTACTTGCCATACATCACAGTGAAGAAATTTGGGGAAAAGATGCTAATGAATTTAGGCCTGATCGTTTTGCCTCTAAGTCCTTTGCTGCCGGACGAAATTTCCTTCCGTTCGCCGCGGGTCCCCGGAATTGTGTTGGCCAATCATTTGCCCTAATGGAAGCTAAGATTATATTAGCAATGTTAATATCTAAATTTCGATTCACCATTTCGGAGAATTATCGTCATGCACCTGTAATTGTCCTCACAATTAAGCCCAAATATGGGGTTCAAGTCAAGTTGACACCTTTGACTACTTag
- the LOC129873501 gene encoding 3-ketoacyl-CoA synthase 6, whose amino-acid sequence MAEPIPNLSNSVKLKYVKLGYQYLVNNFLTFLIVPIMAGLIIQVLKLGPEEIQSIWNSLQFDILQILCSSFLIIFIGTVYFMSKPRSIYLVDFSCYKAPVTCRVPFSTFMEHSRLILKDNPKSVEFQMRILERSGLGEETCLPPAIHYIPPTPTMETARNEAEVVIFSAIDDLMKKTGLKPKDIDILIVNCSLFSPTPSLSAMVVNKYKLRSNIKSYNLSGMGCSAGLISIDLARDLLQVLPNSCALVVSTEIITPNYYQGSERAMLLPNCLFRMGGAAILLSNKRKDSRRAKYRLMHVVRTHKGADDKAFKCVFQQEDPQGKVGINLSKDLMVIAGEALKSNITTIGPLVLPASEQLLFLFTLIGRKIFNPKWKAYIPDFKQAFEHFCIHAGGRAVIDELQKNLQLSAEHVEASRMTLHKFGNTSSSSLWYEMSYIEAKGRMRKGDRIWQIAFGSGFKCNSAVWKCNRTIKTPTDGPWDDCIDRYPVFIPEIVKL is encoded by the exons ATGGCAGAACCAATCCCAAATTTGTCCAACTCTGTTAAGCTGAAATATGTGAAACTTGGTTATCAATACCTTGTTAATAATTTTCTTACTTTCTTGATTGTTCCCATAATGGCTGGTCTGATTATTCAGGTACTAAAATTAGGCCCTGAAGAAATTCAAAGTATTTGGAATTCACTCCAGTTTGATATCCTCCAAATCCTTTGCTCTTCTTTCCTCATCATTTTCATAGGAACGGTTTACTTCATGTCAAAACCAAGATCCATTTACTTAGTAGATTTCTCATGTTACAAGGCCCCTGTTACCTGCAGAGTACCCTTTTCAACTTTCATGGAACATTCACGTTTAATCTTGAAAGACAATCCCAAAAGTGTAGAATTCCAAATGCGAATTCTTGAAAGGTCAGGTCTTGGTGAAGAAACATGTTTACCTCCAGCAATTCATTACATCCCACCAACACCAACAATGGAAACTGCTAGAAATGAAGCTGAAGTTGTCATATTTTCTGCTATTGATGACTTGATGAAGAAAACAGGGCTTAAGCCTAAAGATATCGATATTCTGATCGTTAACTGCAGCTTGTTTTCTCCAACTCCATCTTTATCTGCTATGGTTGTCAACAAGTACAAGTTGAGAAGTAACATAAAAAGTTACAATCTTTCTGGTATGGGATGTAGTGCTGGTTTAATTTCAATTGATTTGGCTAGGGACCTTCTTCAAGTGCTACCAAATTCTTGTGCTTTAGTTGTAAGTACTGAAATTATTACTCCTAATTATTACCAAGGCTCAGAGAGAGCAATGTTACTTCCAAATTGTTTGTTTAGAATGGGTGGTGCTGCTATACTTTTGTCTAACAAGAGAAAAGACAGTAGAAGAGCAAAGTACAGATTAATGCATGTAGTGAGAACACATAAAGGTGCTGATGATAAGGCATTTAAATGTGTGTTTCAACAAGAAGATCCACAAGGAAAAGTTGGTATTAATCTTTCCAAAGATCTTATGGTTATAGCAGGGGAAGCTTTGAAATCCAATATTACCACTATTGGTCCTTTGGTTCTTCCAGCCTCTGAGCAACTTCTTTTCTTGTTCACTCTTATTGGAAGGAAGATTTTCAATCCCAAATGGAAAGCTTATATTCCTGATTTCAAACAAGCatttgaacatttttgcatcCATGCTGGTGGAAGAGCTGTTATTGATGAGCTTCAGAAGAATCTACAGTTATCTGCTGAACATGTTGAGGCTTCAAGAATGACTCTCCACAAATTTG GTAACACATCATCGTCTTCACTCTGGTATGAGATGAGTTACATCGAGGCGAAAGGAAGGATGAGAAAAGGTGACAGAATATGGCAAATAGCATTTGGAAGTGGATTCAAGTGTAACAGTGCAGTTTGGAAGTGTAACCGCACAATCAAGACACCAACTGATGGACCATGGGATGATTGCATTGATAGGTACCCAGTGTTCATCCCAGAGATTGTGAAGCTCTAA